The proteins below come from a single Angustibacter sp. Root456 genomic window:
- a CDS encoding alpha-ketoglutarate-dependent dioxygenase AlkB, giving the protein MQALLQGSLLDVAEDVTVGPLEGVRRTVLSRGAWVDLLPGWVSGSEVLLERLLADVPWYAERRQMYERVVDVPRLLCHYGENAPLPHPALTAAKQALDAHYADELGEPFRTAGLCLYRDGRDSVAWHGDTFGRGATHDTMVAILSVGSARTLALRPRGGGESLRFPLGHGDLVVMGGSCQRTWEHAIPKTAKAVGPRVSVQFRPRGVR; this is encoded by the coding sequence ATGCAGGCTCTGCTGCAGGGGTCGTTGCTCGACGTCGCTGAGGACGTGACGGTCGGGCCGCTCGAGGGCGTCCGGCGCACGGTGCTGAGCCGGGGCGCGTGGGTCGACCTGCTGCCCGGCTGGGTGAGCGGGTCCGAAGTGCTGCTCGAGCGGTTGCTGGCCGACGTCCCGTGGTACGCCGAGCGCCGGCAGATGTACGAGCGCGTGGTCGACGTCCCGCGGCTGCTCTGCCACTACGGCGAGAACGCGCCGCTGCCCCACCCGGCGCTCACCGCGGCCAAGCAGGCCCTCGACGCCCACTACGCCGACGAGCTGGGCGAGCCGTTCCGGACGGCGGGCCTGTGCCTCTACCGCGACGGCCGCGACAGCGTGGCCTGGCACGGCGACACGTTCGGCCGCGGCGCCACTCACGACACCATGGTCGCGATCCTGTCGGTGGGATCAGCCCGCACGCTCGCCCTGCGCCCCCGCGGCGGCGGTGAGTCGCTCCGCTTCCCACTCGGTCACGGCGACCTGGTCGTCATGGGCGGCTCGTGCCAGCGCACGTGGGAGCACGCGATCCCCAAGACGGCCAAGGCCGTCGGCCCGCGGGTGAGCGTCCAGTTCCGGCCGCGCGGCGTGCGCTGA
- a CDS encoding hemerythrin domain-containing protein — protein sequence MDITELILTDHHEQRRMFALLDDLRDAPTEQVKPVWERLKVLLEVHAEAEEKLFYPKLLEVGQGAGSKDSPEGETGDALHDHNEIRDAVAEVGKHRVGSGPWWDAVAEAREANSDHMGEEEREALADFRRHASLQARQDLALQFAVFEAEHFRGVEAEDHDPKQYVAEHGGDPAKASDEG from the coding sequence ATGGACATCACCGAGCTGATCTTGACCGACCACCACGAGCAGCGCCGCATGTTCGCCCTGCTCGACGACTTGCGCGACGCCCCCACCGAGCAGGTGAAGCCGGTCTGGGAGCGGCTGAAGGTGCTGCTCGAGGTGCACGCTGAGGCCGAGGAGAAGCTGTTCTACCCCAAGCTGCTCGAGGTCGGGCAGGGCGCCGGCAGCAAGGACTCCCCCGAGGGCGAGACCGGTGACGCGCTGCACGACCACAACGAGATCCGCGACGCCGTCGCCGAGGTCGGCAAGCACCGCGTCGGCAGTGGCCCCTGGTGGGACGCCGTGGCCGAGGCCCGTGAGGCCAACAGCGACCACATGGGCGAGGAGGAGCGCGAGGCGCTCGCCGACTTCCGGCGCCACGCCAGCCTGCAGGCGCGCCAGGACCTCGCGCTGCAGTTCGCGGTCTTCGAGGCCGAGCACTTCCGCGGCGTCGAGGCCGAGGACCACGACCCGAAGCAGTACGTCGCCGAGCACGGCGGCGACCCCGCCAAGGCCTCCGACGAGGGCTGA
- a CDS encoding phospholipid carrier-dependent glycosyltransferase, producing the protein MTPTLRGAAAGAAYDVAVTTSAADVAPAAPPFADRLRTHLVGWRASATLWGWIGPLVITAVGGFLRFWQLGRPHQLVFDETYYVKQGSSYLDYGYERSVAPSLGTTPDRLFTHGTPDVWGTAADFVVHPPVGKWMIAAGEYLFGQDSSFGWRFSVALCGTLSILMLARIARRLFGSTLLGCVAGLLLAFDGHHFVHSRTGLLDLFVMFWALAAFGALLIDRDQARDRLAVLAARSRLRRGGERRPASRVPGYGPSLGWRPWRIVAAVCLGLCMGTKWSGLYFLAVFGLMTVLWDVGARRAAGVRRWFAGGLLRDGVPAFFTLVPLAGLTYLASWTGWFLTKGGWDREWGAQHPSKSFGFVPDALRGLWKYHQEMYHFHVTLTSDHPYKTNPWSWLIQGRPTSFFYETKTRGQDGCTVAQCSKAITSIGTPTLWWGATAAIFVLLAMWALRRDWRAGAVLAGLVAGYVPWFAFQHRTIYSFYAVAFVPWVVLAVTYVIGMALGPPSASPRRRLVGGAIAGSYVVVCVMLFFFFWPIYTAQVIPYAQWAQRMWFPSWI; encoded by the coding sequence ATGACCCCGACCTTACGTGGCGCCGCCGCCGGCGCTGCCTACGATGTCGCGGTGACCACCAGCGCAGCGGACGTCGCCCCCGCCGCCCCGCCGTTCGCCGACCGGCTGCGCACCCACCTCGTGGGCTGGCGCGCGTCGGCCACGCTGTGGGGCTGGATCGGCCCGCTGGTGATCACGGCCGTCGGCGGCTTCCTGCGGTTCTGGCAGCTCGGACGCCCGCACCAGCTGGTCTTCGACGAGACGTACTACGTGAAGCAGGGCTCGTCGTACCTGGACTACGGCTACGAGCGCTCGGTGGCGCCCAGCCTGGGCACGACGCCCGACCGGCTCTTCACCCACGGCACCCCCGACGTGTGGGGCACGGCCGCCGACTTCGTCGTCCACCCGCCGGTGGGCAAGTGGATGATCGCCGCCGGCGAGTACCTCTTCGGGCAGGACAGCTCGTTCGGCTGGCGCTTCTCCGTCGCGCTCTGCGGCACGCTGTCGATCCTCATGCTGGCCCGCATCGCCCGGCGCCTGTTCGGCTCCACGCTGCTCGGGTGCGTGGCCGGGCTGCTGCTCGCCTTCGACGGCCACCACTTCGTGCACAGCCGCACCGGCCTGCTCGACCTGTTCGTGATGTTCTGGGCGCTGGCCGCCTTCGGAGCCCTGCTCATCGACCGCGACCAGGCACGCGACCGCCTCGCCGTCCTGGCTGCGCGCTCGCGGCTGCGGCGCGGTGGCGAGCGGCGTCCGGCGTCCCGCGTGCCCGGCTACGGGCCGTCGCTGGGCTGGCGGCCGTGGCGCATCGTCGCGGCGGTGTGCCTCGGGCTGTGCATGGGCACGAAGTGGTCGGGCCTGTACTTCCTCGCCGTCTTCGGGCTCATGACCGTGCTCTGGGACGTCGGTGCCCGACGTGCGGCCGGTGTGCGGCGGTGGTTCGCGGGCGGGCTGCTGCGCGACGGCGTCCCCGCCTTCTTCACGCTCGTGCCGCTCGCCGGGCTGACCTACCTGGCGTCGTGGACCGGCTGGTTCCTCACCAAGGGCGGCTGGGACCGCGAGTGGGGCGCCCAGCACCCGAGCAAGAGCTTCGGCTTCGTGCCGGACGCCCTGCGCGGCCTGTGGAAGTACCACCAGGAGATGTACCACTTCCACGTCACGCTGACGTCGGACCACCCCTACAAGACCAACCCGTGGTCGTGGCTGATCCAGGGGCGTCCGACGTCCTTCTTCTACGAGACGAAGACCCGCGGCCAGGACGGCTGCACCGTCGCGCAGTGCAGCAAGGCGATCACCTCCATCGGGACGCCGACCCTGTGGTGGGGCGCGACGGCCGCGATCTTCGTGCTGCTGGCGATGTGGGCGCTGCGCCGCGACTGGCGGGCCGGCGCGGTGCTGGCCGGGCTGGTCGCGGGCTACGTGCCGTGGTTCGCGTTCCAGCACCGCACCATCTACTCGTTCTACGCCGTGGCCTTCGTGCCGTGGGTGGTGCTGGCGGTCACCTACGTCATCGGCATGGCGCTCGGGCCACCCAGCGCGTCGCCGAGACGCCGGCTGGTCGGCGGCGCGATCGCGGGCTCGTACGTCGTGGTCTGCGTGATGCTGTTCTTCTTCTTCTGGCCCATCTACACCGCGCAGGTGATTCCCTACGCGCAGTGGGCTCAGCGGATGTGGTTCCCGAGCTGGATCTGA
- a CDS encoding SDR family NAD(P)-dependent oxidoreductase — MDLGLRGKRAVVTGASRGLGLAIADGLAAEGADVALLARGEQGLAVAREQVARHGGRVLTRSVDVTDHVALDDVVADVAYELGGLDRLVANAGGTVGGNLLDSTAADFTATFDLNAGHAAALVKAGHPHLVRAGGGAVVLITSVTGSRVAPRTTYAVAKAAEIHLARVLADELAGDRIRVNAVSPGSILFDGGGWDTLRRNDPEAFERFESGEFPWGRLGRPEEVADVVTFLLSDRASWVTGADVVVDGAQHRASARRFR; from the coding sequence ATGGACCTCGGGTTGCGTGGCAAGCGGGCAGTCGTCACCGGAGCGAGCCGAGGGTTGGGCTTGGCGATCGCCGACGGGCTGGCCGCTGAGGGCGCGGACGTCGCGCTGCTGGCTCGCGGCGAGCAGGGCCTCGCGGTCGCCCGCGAGCAGGTGGCGCGGCACGGCGGCCGGGTGCTGACCCGCAGCGTCGACGTCACCGACCACGTCGCCCTCGACGACGTCGTGGCCGACGTCGCGTACGAGCTCGGCGGCCTCGACCGGCTCGTGGCCAACGCCGGCGGCACCGTCGGCGGCAACCTGCTCGACAGCACAGCCGCCGACTTCACCGCCACGTTCGACCTCAACGCCGGTCACGCCGCCGCCCTGGTGAAGGCCGGACACCCTCACCTGGTGCGCGCAGGTGGCGGCGCCGTCGTCCTCATCACGAGCGTCACCGGATCCCGCGTGGCGCCGCGGACGACGTACGCCGTAGCCAAGGCCGCCGAGATCCACCTGGCGCGGGTGCTCGCCGACGAGCTGGCGGGCGACCGCATCCGCGTCAACGCCGTGAGCCCGGGCAGCATCCTGTTCGACGGTGGCGGCTGGGACACGTTGCGGCGTAACGATCCTGAGGCGTTCGAGCGTTTCGAGTCGGGCGAGTTCCCGTGGGGTCGCCTCGGGCGTCCGGAGGAGGTCGCGGACGTCGTCACGTTCCTGCTCTCCGACCGCGCCTCGTGGGTCACCGGCGCCGACGTCGTGGTCGACGGCGCCCAGCACCGGGCGAGCGCGCGGCGCTTCCGGTGA
- the rsmI gene encoding 16S rRNA (cytidine(1402)-2'-O)-methyltransferase encodes MTESAPGLLLLAATPIGAVADASPRLRAALRDADVVAAEDTRRLSRLTTALAVEPTGRVVSYHEHNESRRTPELVEALVGGATVLVVTDAGMPSVSDPGYRLVAAAVDAGVRVSAVPGPSAVLTALAVSGLPVDRFCFEGFLPRKGGERARALAELAGERRTLVFFEAPHRLAATLHALAEAFGVERRGAVCRELTKTYEEVVRGGLADLVAWAEAGEVRGEVTLVVEGAPAAAAASVDELVGQVQQRAADGLRLKDAVAEVAGTHGVSKRELYDAVLAARTRP; translated from the coding sequence GTGACCGAGTCCGCGCCGGGGCTGCTCCTGCTGGCCGCCACCCCGATCGGTGCCGTGGCCGACGCGTCCCCGCGCCTGCGTGCGGCCCTGCGCGACGCCGACGTCGTCGCCGCCGAGGACACGCGGCGGCTCTCGCGGCTCACGACCGCGCTCGCCGTCGAGCCGACCGGCCGCGTCGTCAGCTACCACGAGCACAACGAGTCGCGGCGCACACCCGAGCTGGTCGAGGCGCTCGTCGGCGGCGCCACCGTGCTCGTCGTGACGGACGCCGGGATGCCCTCGGTGTCCGACCCCGGCTACCGGCTGGTCGCTGCCGCCGTGGACGCCGGGGTGCGGGTGAGCGCCGTTCCGGGGCCGAGCGCCGTCCTGACCGCCCTGGCGGTGAGCGGGCTGCCGGTCGACCGGTTCTGCTTCGAGGGGTTCCTGCCGCGCAAGGGCGGCGAGCGCGCGCGGGCGCTCGCGGAGCTGGCGGGCGAACGGCGCACGCTCGTGTTCTTCGAAGCGCCGCACCGGCTCGCGGCGACGCTGCACGCGCTGGCCGAGGCGTTCGGCGTCGAGCGGCGGGGCGCCGTCTGCCGCGAGCTCACCAAGACCTACGAGGAGGTCGTGCGCGGGGGGCTCGCTGACCTCGTGGCGTGGGCCGAGGCCGGCGAGGTGCGCGGCGAGGTCACGCTCGTGGTCGAGGGCGCACCCGCGGCAGCTGCGGCGTCCGTGGACGAGCTCGTGGGGCAGGTGCAGCAGCGCGCCGCGGACGGCCTGCGCCTGAAGGACGCCGTCGCCGAGGTGGCGGGCACCCACGGCGTCAGCAAGCGCGAGCTGTACGACGCCGTCCTCGCCGCCCGCACCCGCCCCTGA
- a CDS encoding YdeI family protein — MTDDLAELIVEDAQAWRAWLTEHHGDDQGVWLVLAKKGTTQPTSLTYDAALEEALCFGWIDGQLRRRDDATTFQRFTPRRARSVWSARNVEKVGRLTEQGRMHPAGLAAVEAAKANGRWDAAYGGSRTIEVPDDLAAALAADPAASATFEQLTSTNRFAILYRLQDARRPETRARRLEQYVAMLARGEALYPQKGLRTP, encoded by the coding sequence ATGACCGACGACCTGGCCGAGCTGATCGTCGAGGACGCCCAGGCCTGGCGCGCGTGGCTCACCGAGCACCATGGCGACGACCAGGGCGTCTGGCTGGTGCTGGCGAAGAAGGGGACGACGCAGCCGACGTCCCTCACCTACGACGCGGCGCTCGAGGAGGCGCTGTGCTTCGGGTGGATCGACGGGCAGCTGCGGCGGCGCGACGACGCGACGACCTTCCAGCGCTTCACGCCCCGCCGGGCCCGCAGCGTGTGGTCGGCGCGCAACGTCGAGAAGGTCGGGCGGCTCACCGAGCAGGGGCGCATGCACCCCGCGGGGCTTGCAGCGGTGGAGGCGGCGAAGGCGAACGGCCGGTGGGACGCCGCGTACGGCGGCTCGCGCACGATCGAGGTGCCGGACGACCTGGCCGCGGCGCTGGCGGCCGACCCCGCGGCGTCAGCGACCTTCGAGCAGCTGACGAGCACGAACCGGTTCGCGATCCTCTACCGGTTGCAGGACGCCCGGCGTCCCGAGACCCGGGCGCGACGGCTGGAGCAGTACGTCGCGATGCTCGCTCGGGGCGAGGCGCTCTACCCGCAGAAGGGCTTGCGCACCCCCTGA
- the metG gene encoding methionine--tRNA ligase → MSHVLSAVAWPYANGPRHIGHVAGFGVPSDVFSRYMRMRGHDVLMVSGTDEHGTPILVQADAEGVTPRELADRYNRMIVEDLAALGLTYDLFTRTTTRNHYAVAQELFRGVQRNGYLVEQTTRGAISPSTGRTLPDRFIEGTCPICGYDSARGDQCDNCGNQLDPTDLINPRSKINGETPEFVETQHFFLDLPALAEALGEWMHAKEAEGLWRPNVLRFSLNLLDDLRPRAMTRDLDWGIPVPGWEDQPTKRLYVWFDAVIGYLSASIEWARRTGDPEAWRQWWNDPQALSYYFMGKDNITFHAQIWPAELLGYDGKGAKGGEPGVYGDLQLPTEVVSSEFLTMEGKKFASSRGIVIYVRDMLARYQPDALRYFLLAAGPESQDTDFTWAEFVRRTNDEMVASWGNLVNRTANLVHKNFGEIPSAGELTDDDRGLLDATAAGFDTVGELIETHRQKHALAEAMRVVGLVNAYLSDQAPWKLKDDRERMATVLHVAVQAICDCRVLLSPFLPFSAQSVHETFGGTGVVSPMPEIREVDDLDGGPAYPVLMGDYTGFPRWESVPVVAGTPVGPPTPLFTKLDPSVVDDELARLRGETAS, encoded by the coding sequence ATGAGCCACGTCCTGTCCGCCGTCGCCTGGCCGTACGCCAACGGCCCGCGCCACATCGGCCACGTCGCCGGTTTCGGCGTGCCCTCCGACGTCTTCAGCCGCTACATGCGGATGCGCGGGCACGACGTGCTCATGGTCAGCGGCACCGACGAGCACGGCACGCCGATCCTGGTGCAGGCCGACGCCGAGGGCGTGACGCCGCGCGAGCTCGCCGACCGGTACAACCGGATGATCGTCGAGGACCTCGCCGCACTGGGCCTCACCTACGACCTGTTCACCCGGACGACGACGCGCAACCACTACGCCGTCGCGCAGGAGCTGTTCCGTGGCGTGCAGCGCAACGGCTACCTGGTCGAGCAGACGACGCGCGGCGCGATCTCGCCGTCCACCGGGCGCACGCTGCCCGACCGCTTCATCGAGGGCACGTGCCCGATCTGCGGCTACGACAGCGCGCGGGGCGACCAGTGCGACAACTGCGGAAACCAGCTCGACCCCACCGACCTCATCAACCCGCGCAGCAAGATCAACGGCGAGACGCCGGAGTTCGTCGAGACGCAGCACTTCTTCCTCGACCTGCCGGCGCTCGCCGAGGCGCTGGGGGAGTGGATGCACGCCAAGGAGGCCGAGGGCCTGTGGCGGCCGAACGTCCTGCGGTTCAGCCTCAACCTGCTCGACGACCTGCGCCCGCGGGCCATGACGCGCGACCTCGACTGGGGCATCCCCGTGCCGGGCTGGGAGGACCAGCCCACCAAGCGGCTCTACGTGTGGTTCGACGCCGTGATCGGGTACCTCTCGGCGTCCATCGAGTGGGCGCGGCGCACCGGTGACCCGGAGGCGTGGCGCCAGTGGTGGAACGACCCGCAGGCGCTGTCGTACTACTTCATGGGCAAGGACAACATCACCTTCCACGCCCAGATCTGGCCGGCCGAGCTGCTGGGCTACGACGGCAAGGGCGCCAAGGGCGGCGAGCCCGGCGTGTACGGCGACCTGCAGCTGCCGACCGAGGTCGTCAGCAGCGAGTTCCTCACCATGGAGGGCAAGAAGTTCGCCTCCAGCCGCGGCATCGTGATCTACGTGCGCGACATGCTCGCGCGCTACCAGCCGGACGCCCTGCGCTACTTCCTGCTGGCCGCCGGCCCGGAGTCGCAGGACACCGACTTCACCTGGGCGGAGTTCGTGCGCCGCACCAACGACGAGATGGTCGCCAGCTGGGGCAACCTGGTCAACCGCACGGCGAACCTGGTGCACAAGAACTTCGGTGAGATCCCGTCGGCCGGCGAGCTCACGGACGACGACCGCGGGCTGCTCGACGCCACCGCTGCCGGCTTCGACACCGTCGGTGAGCTGATCGAGACCCACCGGCAGAAGCACGCGCTGGCCGAGGCGATGCGCGTCGTCGGGCTCGTCAACGCGTACCTGTCCGACCAGGCGCCGTGGAAGCTCAAGGACGACCGCGAGCGCATGGCCACCGTGCTGCACGTCGCGGTGCAGGCGATCTGCGACTGCCGGGTGCTGCTCTCGCCGTTCCTCCCGTTCAGCGCGCAGTCCGTGCACGAGACCTTCGGCGGCACCGGCGTCGTCTCGCCCATGCCCGAGATCCGCGAGGTCGACGACCTCGACGGCGGGCCGGCCTACCCCGTGCTCATGGGCGACTACACCGGCTTCCCGCGCTGGGAGTCGGTGCCGGTGGTCGCCGGCACGCCGGTGGGGCCACCGACCCCGCTGTTCACCAAGCTCGACCCCTCGGTGGTCGACGACGAGCTGGCCCGCCTGCGCGGCGAAACCGCCTCGTGA
- a CDS encoding TatD family hydrolase: protein MSERPELPPLPDALPLPVVDNHTHLDIGAASRDSWPHHDTVPDDDAELVRLIEDAARVGVTRAVQVGCDLPSARWTVELVARQPRLLGAVALHPNEAPRLAERGELDAALDEIAELARRPRIVCVGESGLDYFRTGPEGRAVQQESFRRHIALAKELDVALQIHDRDAHDDVLRILQEEGAPRRTVFHCFSGDADMARRCVEAGYYLSFAGTVTFKNAQGLRDALAVTPLDHLQVETDAPYLTPVPYRGRPNASYLVPHTVRAMAQVLNVDVPSLCRALDETAEQLYGPWD, encoded by the coding sequence GTGAGCGAGCGGCCCGAGCTGCCCCCGCTGCCGGACGCCCTGCCGCTTCCGGTCGTCGACAACCACACCCACCTCGACATCGGCGCGGCCTCGCGCGACTCGTGGCCGCACCACGACACCGTGCCGGACGACGACGCCGAGCTCGTGCGGCTCATCGAGGACGCGGCGCGGGTGGGCGTCACGCGCGCCGTCCAGGTGGGCTGCGACCTGCCGAGCGCCCGCTGGACGGTCGAGCTCGTCGCCCGCCAGCCTCGCCTCCTGGGCGCCGTGGCGCTGCACCCCAACGAGGCGCCCCGACTGGCCGAGCGCGGCGAGCTGGACGCCGCGCTCGACGAGATCGCCGAGCTGGCCCGGCGTCCGCGGATCGTGTGCGTCGGTGAGAGCGGGCTCGACTACTTCCGCACCGGCCCCGAAGGCCGTGCGGTGCAGCAGGAGTCGTTCCGGCGCCACATCGCCCTGGCCAAGGAGCTCGACGTCGCGCTGCAGATCCACGACCGGGACGCGCACGACGACGTCCTGCGGATCCTGCAGGAGGAGGGTGCACCGCGGCGCACCGTGTTCCACTGCTTCAGCGGCGACGCCGACATGGCCCGCCGGTGCGTCGAGGCCGGCTACTATCTGTCGTTCGCGGGCACGGTGACGTTCAAGAACGCCCAGGGCCTGCGCGACGCGCTCGCGGTGACGCCACTGGACCACCTGCAGGTCGAGACCGACGCGCCGTACCTCACGCCGGTGCCCTACCGCGGACGTCCGAACGCCAGCTACCTCGTGCCGCACACGGTGCGGGCCATGGCTCAGGTGCTGAACGTCGACGTGCCGTCACTGTGCCGCGCGCTCGACGAGACGGCCGAGCAGCTCTACGGGCCCTGGGACTGA
- a CDS encoding DUF1990 family protein, whose amino-acid sequence MGGPSRVAPLEAARAAQLAAASLTYPEVGASLAADLPSGYHHLERSRVLGRGRGTWNVAVADLLAWQVQARAGLRVRASSDVEPDAVVELSAGVGPLAARAPCRVVAVVRESDVAGFAYGTLPGHPERGEESFVVRLGDDGRVTFTVRAFAVEATWPARASGRLGWWLQSWVTDRYLRSLSAAGTRT is encoded by the coding sequence GTGGGCGGCCCGAGCCGCGTCGCGCCGCTCGAGGCTGCTCGCGCGGCCCAGCTGGCTGCGGCGTCGCTCACCTACCCCGAGGTCGGCGCGTCGCTGGCCGCTGACCTGCCGTCCGGCTACCACCACCTCGAGCGCAGCCGCGTCCTCGGCCGGGGGCGCGGCACCTGGAACGTCGCCGTCGCCGACCTGCTCGCGTGGCAGGTGCAGGCGCGGGCGGGGCTGCGGGTGCGGGCGTCGTCCGACGTCGAGCCGGACGCCGTCGTCGAGCTCAGCGCGGGCGTGGGCCCGCTGGCGGCGCGGGCGCCGTGTCGCGTCGTGGCGGTGGTGCGCGAGAGCGACGTGGCGGGTTTCGCGTACGGCACGCTGCCCGGCCATCCGGAACGCGGCGAGGAGTCGTTCGTCGTCCGGCTCGGGGACGACGGCCGCGTGACCTTCACCGTGCGGGCGTTCGCGGTCGAGGCGACCTGGCCCGCCCGGGCCTCGGGCCGGCTCGGCTGGTGGCTGCAGAGCTGGGTCACCGACCGCTACCTGCGCTCGCTGAGCGCGGCAGGGACGCGGACGTGA
- a CDS encoding NAD(P)-dependent oxidoreductase — protein MNGGPLVVVGAGGFLGRHIAAAATARGLDVVPVGRPEQQPVRLRRLLRRGTVVIDAAGRTSGDREQLWDANVVRLRRLADIALEAQAALLTIGSAAEYGDPPGERVRESDPAVPVSDYGASKLAGTQAVGELVAAGLTATVARVFNVVAADRAGRDPASEFAKVVRELPSSGGVVRAWDSSLVRDLMGVDAAAELLLDLAAHVGEVPLVNVCTGRGVRWAELIDAMAAARGVPVTIEDTVPGGIQRVVGDPQLLHRLVGRREPPSLDELARAALGS, from the coding sequence GTGAACGGCGGGCCGCTGGTCGTGGTGGGTGCGGGAGGTTTCCTCGGGCGGCACATCGCGGCTGCCGCGACCGCGCGTGGTCTGGACGTCGTGCCGGTCGGACGCCCTGAGCAGCAGCCGGTGCGACTGCGGAGGCTGCTGCGCCGCGGAACCGTCGTCATCGACGCGGCTGGCCGCACGTCCGGCGACCGTGAGCAGCTGTGGGACGCCAACGTCGTCCGGTTGCGGCGGCTGGCCGACATCGCGCTCGAGGCGCAGGCAGCACTGCTCACGATCGGCTCGGCCGCCGAGTACGGCGACCCGCCGGGCGAGCGCGTCCGCGAGAGCGATCCGGCCGTACCCGTCAGCGACTACGGCGCCAGCAAGCTGGCCGGGACGCAGGCTGTGGGCGAGCTCGTGGCCGCGGGGCTGACGGCGACCGTGGCCCGGGTCTTCAACGTGGTGGCTGCCGACCGCGCAGGCCGCGACCCGGCGTCCGAGTTCGCCAAGGTGGTGCGCGAGCTGCCGTCGTCGGGCGGAGTGGTGCGGGCATGGGACTCCTCGCTCGTGCGCGACCTCATGGGCGTGGACGCCGCCGCCGAGCTCCTGCTCGATCTCGCCGCTCACGTCGGCGAGGTCCCCTTGGTCAACGTCTGCACCGGTCGCGGCGTGCGGTGGGCCGAGCTCATCGACGCCATGGCGGCTGCTCGGGGTGTGCCGGTGACGATCGAGGACACCGTTCCAGGGGGCATCCAGCGGGTCGTGGGCGACCCGCAGCTGCTCCACCGGCTGGTCGGGCGGCGCGAACCGCCGTCCCTCGACGAGCTCGCCCGCGCGGCGCTCGGTAGCTGA
- a CDS encoding polysaccharide biosynthesis protein, with amino-acid sequence MSLPPTVAELARAVTRRDRSLLDADLTEAHDRVVERVRGRHVLVVGGAGSIGSATAAQLLRFAPAALHIVDVDENGLTELVRDLRSQGAVPVATELRTTPLDAGSPAMRRLLAASRYDLVLNFAAVKHVRSEKDALSLLRMLEVNVRMPRRLLEDVARVAERYFAVSTDKAANPVNLMGATKRAMEHVLLDEPLGPVVTSARFANVAFSQGSLLDGWLRRLAKRQPWAVPEATRRYFVSLEEAGQLCLLASTLGSAGQLVIPTLDPADHLRDLVEVATDVMGALGLTPQLHRDEQAARLAAENPKPGTWPLLVTPLDTAGEKEYEEFVADGDAVHDLGFRALQSVEPPRCDSATVHEVLQEVGELLDDSERPVDEDSIEALVSRLVPELTHRRSDRTLDARM; translated from the coding sequence GTGAGCCTGCCGCCCACCGTCGCCGAGCTGGCGCGCGCCGTCACTCGGCGCGACCGCTCACTGCTGGACGCCGACCTCACCGAGGCCCATGACCGGGTAGTCGAACGCGTCCGCGGTCGGCACGTGCTCGTGGTCGGCGGTGCGGGCAGCATCGGATCAGCCACCGCGGCCCAGCTCCTGCGTTTCGCCCCGGCCGCCCTGCACATCGTCGACGTCGACGAGAACGGCCTCACCGAGCTGGTCCGGGATCTGCGCAGCCAGGGGGCCGTCCCGGTGGCGACGGAGCTGCGCACTACCCCCTTGGACGCCGGCAGCCCGGCCATGCGTCGGTTGCTCGCCGCCAGCCGGTACGACCTTGTGCTCAACTTCGCGGCGGTCAAGCACGTGCGCTCGGAGAAGGACGCCCTGTCGCTGCTGCGAATGCTCGAGGTCAACGTCCGCATGCCGCGGCGGCTGCTCGAGGACGTCGCGCGCGTGGCCGAGCGATACTTCGCCGTCTCGACCGACAAGGCCGCGAACCCCGTCAACCTTATGGGCGCGACCAAACGCGCCATGGAGCACGTGCTGCTCGACGAGCCCCTGGGCCCGGTGGTCACGAGCGCCCGGTTCGCCAACGTGGCGTTCTCGCAGGGCTCGCTGCTCGACGGGTGGCTGCGGCGCCTGGCCAAGCGGCAACCCTGGGCGGTCCCCGAGGCCACGCGGCGGTATTTCGTCTCGCTCGAGGAGGCGGGCCAGTTGTGCCTGCTCGCCTCGACGCTCGGGTCGGCTGGTCAGCTGGTGATTCCCACGCTGGACCCTGCGGACCATCTGCGCGACCTCGTCGAGGTGGCCACTGACGTCATGGGCGCGCTGGGGCTGACTCCCCAGCTGCATCGCGACGAGCAGGCCGCGCGTCTGGCGGCCGAGAACCCGAAGCCCGGCACGTGGCCGCTCCTGGTGACTCCGCTCGACACCGCCGGCGAGAAGGAGTACGAGGAGTTCGTCGCCGACGGCGACGCGGTGCACGATCTCGGCTTCCGCGCCCTGCAGTCAGTGGAACCGCCACGGTGCGACTCCGCGACGGTGCACGAGGTCCTCCAAGAGGTCGGCGAGCTGCTCGACGACAGCGAGCGTCCAGTCGACGAAGACTCCATCGAGGCGCTGGTGTCACGGCTGGTGCCCGAGCTCACGCACCGCAGGAGCGACCGCACGCTGGACGCGCGGATGTAG